The following coding sequences are from one Ursus arctos isolate Adak ecotype North America unplaced genomic scaffold, UrsArc2.0 scaffold_23, whole genome shotgun sequence window:
- the LOC113246556 gene encoding olfactory receptor 8J3-like — MAPRNLTQVTEFILTGVSDHPDLQIPLFFVFLLIYGITMAGNLGIIILTSIDSQLQTPMYFFLRHLAIINLGDSTVIAPKMLINFLVKKKTTAYYECATQLGGFLVFIVAEVFTLAVMAYDRYVAICNPLLYMVVVSPQVCILLVSLTYLYSFSTALVVSSCIFSLSYCSSNVINHFFCDIVPLLTLSCSDTYLPETIVFISAATNLVLSLIIVLVSYFNIVLSILRMRSSEGRKKAFSTCASHMMAVMVFYGTLLFMYLQPQTNYSLDTDKIASVFYTLVIPMLNPMIYSLRNKDVKAALQRFLANSCCSFKSM; from the coding sequence ATGGCTCCTAGAAATCTCACCCAGGTCACCGAGTTTATTCTCACAGGAGTCTCAGACCATCCAGACCTCCAGATTCCactcttctttgttttcctgctgATCTATGGGATAACTATGGCAGGGAACCTGGgcatcatcatcctcaccagtaTTGACTCTCAACTTCAaacacccatgtacttcttcctccgGCACTTGGCTATCATCAATCTTGGCGATTCTACTGTCATTGCCCCTAAAATGCTGATCAATTTTTTAGTAAAGAAGAAAACCACTGCCTACTATGAATGTGCCACGCAACTGGGAGGGTTCTTGGTCTTCATTGTGGCTGAGGTGTTCACGTTAGCTGTGATGGCCTacgaccgctatgtggccatttgCAACCCCCTGCTCTACAtggtggtggtctctccacaggTCTGCATACTGCTGGTGTCCCTCACGTACCTCTACAGCTTTTCCACAGCTCTTGTGGTttcatcttgtatattttctctgtcttattGCTCTTCCAATGTAATCAATCATTTTTTCTGTGATATTGTCCCTCTGTTGACGTTGTCCTGTTCTGATACTTACCTTCCAGAGACCATCGTATTTATATCTGCAGCTACAAATTTGGTTTTATCCTTGATTATAGTTCTAGTGTCTTATTTCAACATCGTTTTGTCCATTCTAAGGATGCGTtcatcagaaggaaggaagaaagcctTTTCCACATGTGCGTCACATATGATGGCAGTCATGGTTTTCTACGGGACACTACTATTCATGTATTTGCAGCCTCAAACTAACTACTCATTGGATACTGATAAAATTGCTTCCGTGTTTTATACACTGGTGATCCCCATGTTGAATCCCATGATCTATAGCCTGCGGAATAAGGATGTGAAGGCTGCCTTACAGAGATTTCTGGCAAATTCATGCTGCTCTTTTAAATCAATGTAA
- the LOC113246499 gene encoding olfactory receptor 1044-like, translated as MAQINGTHVKEFILMGLTDRQELKMPLFVVFLSIYLFTVVGNLGLILVIRTDSRLNTPMYFFLSNLAFVDFCYSSVITPKMLGNFLYKQNVISFNACAAQLGCFLSFMVSECLLLASMAYDRYVAIGNPLLYMVVMSPRICIQLVAVPYSYSFLMALFHTILTFRLSYCHSNIINHFYCDDMPLLRLTCSDTHSKQLWIFACAGITFISSVLIVFVSYVFIISAILRMRSAEGRRKAFSTCGSHMLAVTIFYGTLIFMYLQPSSNHSLDTDKMASVFYTVIIPMLNPLIYSLRNKEVKDALKKVTEKLLGIYTM; from the coding sequence ATGGCTCAGATAAATGGCACCCATGTAAAGGAGTTCATTCTCATGGGCCTCACAGATCGACAGGAGTTGAAGATGCCCCTCTTTGTGGTTTTCTTATCTATCTACCTCTTCACAGTAGTAGGCAATCTCGGTTTGATCCTAGTCATTAGAACAGACTCAAGACTCAATACACCAATGTACTTCTTTCTTAGCAACCTAGCCTTTGTCGATTTCTGTTACTCTTCTGTCATTACACCCAAAATGCTTGGGAATTTCTTGTACAAACAAAACGTTATCTCCTTCAATGCATGTGCTGCTCAATTAGGCTGTTTCCTGTCTTTCATGGTATCTGAGTGCTTGCTGCTGGCGTCCATGGCCTATGACCGATACGTGGCCATTGGTAACCCTCTCCTCTACATGGTTGTAATGTCTCCAAGAATCTGCATTCAGCTTGTGGCTGTCCCCTACAGCTATAGCTTCCTGATGGCACTGTTTCATACCATCCTCACCTTTCGCCTCTCCTATTGTCACTCCAATATCATCAATCATTTCTATTGTGATGACATGCCTCTCCTGAGGCTAACCTGCTCAGACACTCACTCCAAACAGCTATGGATCTTTGCCTGTGCTGGGATCACATTCATTTCCTCTGTTCTGATTGTCTTTGTCTCCtatgtatttatcatttctgCCATCCTGAGGATGCGCTCAGCTGAGGGCAGGCGCAAGGCTTTCTCCACATGTGGCTCTCACATGCTGGCAGTCACCATATTCTATGGGACCCTCATCTTCATGTACTTACAGCCAAGCTCGAACCATTCCCTAGACACAGACAAAATGGCCTCAGTCTTCTACACAGTGATCATTCCCATGTTGAACCCCTTGATCTACAGCCTTAGgaacaaggaggtgaaagatgcCCTGAAAAAA